TCCTTCACGTTCGGGTCGATCACCCGCGGGCCGGAGACGTAGTCGCCGTACTCGGCAGTGTCGGAGATCGACCAGCGCTGCTTGGCCAGGCCGCCCTCGACCATCAGGTCCACGATCAGTTTGAGCTCGTGCAGCACCTCGAAGTAGGCGACCTCGGGCTGGTAGCCGGCCTCGGTCAGGGTCTCGAACCCGTACTGCACCAGCTGCGAGGCGCCGCCGCAGAGCACGCTCTGCTCACCGAACAGGTCGGTCTCGGTCTCCTCGGTGAAGGTGGTCTTGATGCCGCCGGCGCGCAGGCCGCCGATGCCCTTGGCGTAGGACAGGGCCAGGTCCCAGGCGGTGCCCGAGGGGTCCTGCTCGACGGCGACGATCACCGGCACGCCGCGGCCGTCGGCGTACTCGCGGCGCACCAGGTGCCCGGGGCCCTTGGGGGCGACCATGATGACGTCCACGGTCTCCTTGGGCTTGATGTAGCCGAAGCGGATGTTGAAGCCGTGGCCGAAGACGAGGGTGGCGCCGTCGGCGAGGTTCGGGGCGATGTCCTCGGTGTAGATGTGGCGCTGGACCTGGTCCGGCGCGAGGATCACGACGACGTCGGCCTCGGTGACGGCCTCGGCCACGGGCAGCACGCGCAGCCCTTCGTCCTCGGCCTTCTTCTGCGAGGCCGATCCCTCGCGCAGTCCGACGCGCACGTCCACGCCGGAGTCGCGCAGGTTCAGCGCGTGGGCGTGACCCTGGCTGCCGTAGCCGATGACGGCGACCTTCTTGGCGGCGATCAGGGACAGGTCGGCGTCGTCGTCATAGAACAGCTCAGCCACAGTTTTCTCCTTCTGGTTTTCTTGGCGAAGTTCGGTGCCCGCTCACGCGGTGCGGTTGATGCGCTCCAGCGCCCGGTCGGTCATGGACTTGCCCCCGCGACCGATGGCCACAGCGCCGGACTGGACGATCTCACGGATACCGTACGGCTCGAGCGAGGCCAGCAGCGCCTGCAGCTTCTCCTCACCGCCGGTGGCCTCGATGGTGACGGCCTCGGGGGTCACGTCGACCACGTGCGCCCGGAAGAGCTCGACGACCTGCAGCACCGCGGTGCGGGAGACGTCGTCGGCCTTGACCTTGACCAGCAACAGCTCACGCTGGACCGAGGCGTGCGGGGCCAGCTCGACGATCTTGAGGACGTTGACGAGCTTGTTGAGCTGCTTGGTCACCTGTTCCAGCGGGTTGGACTCCACGTCCACCACCACGGTGATCCGGGAGATCTCGGGGTGCTCGGTGGGTCCGACCGCCAGGGAGTGGATGTTGAAGGCGCGGCGGGCGAACAGGGCCGAGACGCGGGTGAGCACGCCGGGCTTGTTCTCCACCAGCACCGAGAGGGTGTGTCGGCTCATCGTCTCGCTCCTCACTCGTCCCGCTCGAAGTCGGGAGTGATGCCGCGCGCGTACTGGATGTCGTCGTTGCTCACGCCGGCAGCCACCATCGGCCAGACCATGGCGTCGCGGCTGACGACGAAGTCCACCACCACCGGGCGGTCGTTGATCTCCTCGGCCTGCCGGATCGTGGCGTCGACGTCGGAGACCTTGTCGCAGCGCAGACCGACGCACCCGTAGGCCTCGGCCAGCTTCACGAAGTCCGGGATTCGCACCGTCTCGTGGCCGGTGTTGAGGTCGGTGTGGGAGTAGCGGGAGTCGTAGAACAGCGTCTGCCACTGCCGCACCATGCCGAGCGAGGAGTTGTTGATGACCGCCACCTTGATGGGGATGCCCTCGATCGCGCAGGTGGCGAGCTCCTGGTTGGTCATCTGGAAGCAGCCGTCCCCGTCGATCGCCCACACGGTGGCCTCCGGGCGGGCGACCTTGGCACCCATCGCCGCGGGCACCGAGTAGCCCATCGTGCCCAGGCCGCCCGAGTTCAGCCAGGTGCGTGGGTTCTGGTAGCGGATGAACTGGGCCGCCCACATCTGGTGCTGACCCACGCCGGCGGCGAAGATCGTCTCCGGACCGGAGATCTCGCCCAGCCGCGAGATCACGTGCTGGGGGGCGAGGAACCCGTCCTCGGTGGGGGTCCACCCCAGCGGGTAGGTCTCGCGCAGGTTGTCGAGGCTGGACCACCATGCAGCCAGGTCGGGCTTGCCGTGGTGGGCCTGCTCCTGTGCGAGCTCGGCCACCAGGTCGGCCAGGACCTCCTTGAGGTCGCCCACGATCGGCACGTCGGCGAAGCGGTTCTTGGAGATCTCCGCCGGGTCGATATCGGCGTGCACGACCGTGGCACCGGGGGCGAAGCTGTCGAGGCGACCGGTGACCCGGTCGTCGAAGCGTGCCCCGAGCGCGACCACGAGGTCGGCCTTCTGCAGGCCGGCCACGGCGGCCACGGTGCCGTGCATCCCGGGCATGCCCAGGTGCTGGGGGTGGCTGTCGGGCAGCGCGCCGCGCGCCATCAGGGTGGTGACCACCGGCGCACCGGAGAGGTTGGTCAGCTCCAGCAGTTCGGGTGAGGCGCCGGCGCGGATCGATCCGCCACCCACGTAGAGCACCGGCCGGCGGGCCGTGGCCAGCAGCCGGGCTGCTTCCTTGATCTGCTTGATGTGGGGCTTGGTGATGGGCCGGTAGCCGGGGATGTCCAGGTGCGCGGGCGGCCAGCTGAACGTCGTCTGGGCCTGCATGGCGCTCTTGGCGATGTCGACCAGCACCGGTCCGGGCCGGCCGGTGCTGGCGATGTGGAACGCCTCGGCGATCCGCGCCGGGATGTCGGCCGGGTCGGTGATGAGGAAGGAGTGCTTGGTGATCGGCATGGTGATGCCGACGATGTCGGCCTCCTGGAAGCCGTCGGTGCCGATCAGCGACTCGGCCACCTGACCAGTGATCGCCACCATCGGCACCGAGTCCATGTTGGCGTCGGCGATGGCGGTGACCAGGTTCGTCGCACCCGGGCCGGAGGTGGCCATGCAGACCCCGACCTTGCCGGTGGCGGCGGCGTAACCGGCGGCCGCGTGGCCCGCGCCCTGCTCGTGCCGGACGAGGATGTGGCGCATGCTGGAGTCGAACAGCGGATCGTAGACCGGCAGGATCGCCCCGCCCGGGATACCGAAGACGGTGTCCACGCCGACGGACTCGAGCGACCGGACGACCGACTGGGCGCCGGACATGGTCTCTCCCGCGACCGCCCCGGCGTCAGCCGGCGCGAGCGCCGGCTTCGGGGGCTGCGGTCGCGGCGGCGTGGGATGTGGCACGTTGGCCATCTGATCCTCCTGCGTTCTGCGGGTCCGTGGACTGGCGTGGACAAGGAAAAACCCCTCGCCCGGAATGGGATCGAGGGGTGCGCGCTCGGCGGAAGTCGTCGTCGTTCAGACGGCCGCGCGAGCGCGCCCGGTAAGTACGACGACGAGGGAATCCGTGAACATGGGTCGATCCTAGCCCGCTCCCAGCGCTCCCGTCACAATGCGAACCCTACCATCTCACATGTTGGTCTCTCAGTTCACATGATGACACTCAGGCAGAAGGTGCGCGGCCGAACGCGGTGCACACGCACGCCTCGTTGCCCTCGACATCGGCCAGGACCCAGAACGCGGGCGCGTGGCCGTCCGAGACCATCACCCCGCCGGCGTCGAGAGCGGCCTGGATCCGCGCCTCGGCGACGTCGCGTGGCACGTCCACGTCGAGGTGGATGCGGTTGCGCTGCGGTCGTTCGGCGTCCATCTGCTGGAACCACACGTCCGGGTGCCGCCCCTGTGGGTCGGTGAGCGCGTCGGCGTCCCCGGGGACGTCGTCGTAGGCGAGCACGGCGCGCCAGAACGGCAGCACCGCGTCCCGGTCGAGCGCATCGATGGCGATCTCCAGGGCGCTGCATCCGCTGGGTTCGGCGCGCACCTCCTCCTGGCGGGCGAGCTCGCTGATCCGGCGGGCCAGGGTGACGTCGCGCTCGGTGAGTCCGCCGGCGTCGTGGGAGGTGGTCACGACCTGCACGTCCGGGTAGCGCAGCGTGAGGTCGGGGTGGTGGTTCAGCTCATCGGCGATCTGTGCGATCCGCCCGACCAGGCGCGAGCCGACGGCGAACGATCCGGTCGCGAAACTGGTACGGAGGGTAGCGCGGACCACCCGCCAGTCCTCGAGCCCGTCGTAGTCGGCCACGGCTTCGGCGCTGAGTGTCTCCATCGCCCCATCGTGCTCCTGCGAGCCGGCCCGGGCAACAGCGGCACCCGGCTCAGTCCGGCGGGCGCGGGTCGATCTCGCTCATCTCGGCGAAGACATCGAGCTGGTCGGCCCAGAGGGCGAACGCGGCCCGGTCCGGGGCGTTCTGCTCGGTCCATCCGCCGTGGGTGACGTGCAGGTCGCTGCCACCCTCGCTGCGGTCGACGAAAACCGCCGTGACGGTGCTCGGCTCCCCCGAGGTGTGAGCGTAGGAGAGGGTGTGCCGCAGCCGCCGTCCCTCCTCGTACTCGAGCACCTCGCCCCAGTCCTCCTCCCGGCCGCCGGTGTGGCGTGCCAGCACCCGGCCTCCGGCCCGCGGCTGGATCACCAGCCGCTCGAACGTCTCGGGATCATCGGACCAGGCGGGCGGCCACCACCGGCCGCTCGCGTACACCGCGAAGGCGTGCGCGGCATCGGCGGCCAGGGGCACCCGCACCTCGATATCGCTCATGCTGCCATCGTGCGGGCGAGGCGTGGACGGGGCAAGTCCACGCGCACGCGCTGACCTCTCGCGGATCGCCGGTGGCCCGAGCTTCGCGTTCTCACGCAGACGGCCGATCCGCATCCCCACGGGCCCGTTCGCCGACAGCCCGCGCAGCACGTTGTCCACGCGCTGCCGAACCGATCACGGCGACCAGGACCAGCGCGGTGCCACCG
Above is a window of Ruania suaedae DNA encoding:
- the ilvC gene encoding ketol-acid reductoisomerase, with translation MAELFYDDDADLSLIAAKKVAVIGYGSQGHAHALNLRDSGVDVRVGLREGSASQKKAEDEGLRVLPVAEAVTEADVVVILAPDQVQRHIYTEDIAPNLADGATLVFGHGFNIRFGYIKPKETVDVIMVAPKGPGHLVRREYADGRGVPVIVAVEQDPSGTAWDLALSYAKGIGGLRAGGIKTTFTEETETDLFGEQSVLCGGASQLVQYGFETLTEAGYQPEVAYFEVLHELKLIVDLMVEGGLAKQRWSISDTAEYGDYVSGPRVIDPNVKENMKAVLADIQSGAFAERFIADQDAGAPEFKELRAKGEQHPIETTGRELRKMFSWMKETDADYVEGSAGR
- the ilvN gene encoding acetolactate synthase small subunit, which gives rise to MSRHTLSVLVENKPGVLTRVSALFARRAFNIHSLAVGPTEHPEISRITVVVDVESNPLEQVTKQLNKLVNVLKIVELAPHASVQRELLLVKVKADDVSRTAVLQVVELFRAHVVDVTPEAVTIEATGGEEKLQALLASLEPYGIREIVQSGAVAIGRGGKSMTDRALERINRTA
- a CDS encoding acetolactate synthase large subunit, translating into MANVPHPTPPRPQPPKPALAPADAGAVAGETMSGAQSVVRSLESVGVDTVFGIPGGAILPVYDPLFDSSMRHILVRHEQGAGHAAAGYAAATGKVGVCMATSGPGATNLVTAIADANMDSVPMVAITGQVAESLIGTDGFQEADIVGITMPITKHSFLITDPADIPARIAEAFHIASTGRPGPVLVDIAKSAMQAQTTFSWPPAHLDIPGYRPITKPHIKQIKEAARLLATARRPVLYVGGGSIRAGASPELLELTNLSGAPVVTTLMARGALPDSHPQHLGMPGMHGTVAAVAGLQKADLVVALGARFDDRVTGRLDSFAPGATVVHADIDPAEISKNRFADVPIVGDLKEVLADLVAELAQEQAHHGKPDLAAWWSSLDNLRETYPLGWTPTEDGFLAPQHVISRLGEISGPETIFAAGVGQHQMWAAQFIRYQNPRTWLNSGGLGTMGYSVPAAMGAKVARPEATVWAIDGDGCFQMTNQELATCAIEGIPIKVAVINNSSLGMVRQWQTLFYDSRYSHTDLNTGHETVRIPDFVKLAEAYGCVGLRCDKVSDVDATIRQAEEINDRPVVVDFVVSRDAMVWPMVAAGVSNDDIQYARGITPDFERDE
- a CDS encoding VOC family protein, producing the protein METLSAEAVADYDGLEDWRVVRATLRTSFATGSFAVGSRLVGRIAQIADELNHHPDLTLRYPDVQVVTTSHDAGGLTERDVTLARRISELARQEEVRAEPSGCSALEIAIDALDRDAVLPFWRAVLAYDDVPGDADALTDPQGRHPDVWFQQMDAERPQRNRIHLDVDVPRDVAEARIQAALDAGGVMVSDGHAPAFWVLADVEGNEACVCTAFGRAPSA
- a CDS encoding SRPBCC domain-containing protein gives rise to the protein MSDIEVRVPLAADAAHAFAVYASGRWWPPAWSDDPETFERLVIQPRAGGRVLARHTGGREEDWGEVLEYEEGRRLRHTLSYAHTSGEPSTVTAVFVDRSEGGSDLHVTHGGWTEQNAPDRAAFALWADQLDVFAEMSEIDPRPPD